The window AGTTAGCGATGTTCCGGATCGAGGGACTCGGGCCAAAGCTGGATCCAGAGGAAATGAAACGGAAAATGCGTGAAGACGTTCTCTCTTCCATACGGAACTTTCTCATCTACGTGGCTTTGCTGCGAGTCAGTGAGTGTGCTCTCAGGACATGGCCTTGAGATCAAGAAGCCTCCCGACACTGCTCATTCGACCTCGGTCCTAAAGGCTGCTGGGAGCCTTTGAGTAACCGAGCTAGGCCGTATGGCGGACGGGAGTAAAGGCGTGGGTCCCGGGCGGAGGGGAGTTAGAAGCGTGAGAGGTTTAGGGTCCGGTCATCCAGGATGGAGATATCGATGTCCACGTGCTGCCGGGCCTTGGTTGAGTAGTCGGCCTGGCTTGCCCAGCTTTAAGAGTGTTTGAATTAAAAGGGTTATTCCTAGAACAACTTCGTCGTTTTGCAGGCAACGACTGAGTCCCAGAGGAGGGAAGTGGCTGATTAAAGGTCATTCAGCCATTCAGTGAATATTCTTTATTTAGAATCCAGGGCTCTTAGTTCCATACCAGATTCCCTTTCTTCAGTGTTGACTTTTGAATTCCgagaaatttttcttcctttctgtttagtTGTACAGAGAatgaagtaaatttttttttctgaaggaatAAAAGGATATGAGTCTATCGG of the Tamandua tetradactyla isolate mTamTet1 chromosome 2, mTamTet1.pri, whole genome shotgun sequence genome contains:
- the TOMM5 gene encoding mitochondrial import receptor subunit TOM5 homolog codes for the protein MFRIEGLGPKLDPEEMKRKMREDVLSSIRNFLIYVALLRVTPFILKKLDSI